One window of Nymphaea colorata isolate Beijing-Zhang1983 chromosome 1, ASM883128v2, whole genome shotgun sequence genomic DNA carries:
- the LOC116251145 gene encoding pentatricopeptide repeat-containing protein At1g08070, chloroplastic-like, which translates to MKILNRIHAQLIVSGVFNAANTFSFNNLIASYSRSGAPRHVFSLYVLMLKCRCTPNNHTYPSLLRASSSLSPFHAFLLHAHIVKFVGLRPDAFVLAALIDAYARMLQLPAARQVFDDMPMRDVVVWNSMIAGYSRCGMSLEAFLLFREMQACGVTPNEITMVAVLDGCAHLGALCYGRWVHAYLKKKGIRFNCYVHTALIDMYAKCGNLYNACEVFNEMTVRDTLAFNSMIGGFAMHGYGRRALEMFERMKHDGVKPDDVTFIALLSACAHAGLVDEGRVHFRLLRETYRIEPKLEHYGCMVDLLGRAGFLKEAHQLIERMPMKPSAILWRSLLSSCRTHSNIELGQVSIGHLMELDPQESGNYVLLSNIYAAYNRWDDVRRVRKVMKDREINKLPGCSILELDGVLHEFMMADRTHPRAEEIYSMLEEIDRQLHLVGYKPATKDVLFDISEEDKEDALSYHSERLAIAFALIASDAETSIRIVKTLRVCVDCHIATKFISSIYKREIIVRDRSRFHHIKRGVCSCNDYW; encoded by the coding sequence GCTCTGGTGCTCCGCGTCATGTCTTTTCTCTTTACGTTCTCATGCTTAAGTGCCGTTGCACACCCAACAACCACACGTACCCTTCTCTGCTCAGggcctcttcctccctctctccatTTCACGCATTCCTACTCCATGCCCACATCGTCAAATTCGTCGGACTTCGGCCCGACGCCTTCGTTCTTGCGGCCCTCATCGATGCGTACGCGAGGATGCTCCAGTTACCCGCCGCCCGCCAAGTGTTTGATGATATGCCTATGAGAGATGTGGTCGTCTGGAACTCCATGATTGCTGGGTATTCACGCTGTGGTATGTCTCTCGAGGCTTTTCTGCTCTTTAGGGAGATGCAAGCTTGTGGAGTGACGCCAAATGAGATTACCATGGTAGCTGTGCTGGATGGTTGTGCTCATTTAGGTGCGCTTTGTTATGGTAGATGGGTCCATGCTTACCTGAAGAAGAAGGGCATCAGATTCAATTGCTATGTGCATACTGCGCTGATTGACATGTATGCGAAATGTGGCAACCTGTACAATGCTTGTGAAGTTTTCAACGAAATGACTGTGAGGGACACTCTTGCTTTCAATTCGATGATTGGGGGGTTTGCAATGCATGGGTATGGGAGGCGAGCTTTGGAGATGTTTGAGAGAATGAAACATGATGGTGTTAAGCCTGACGATGTTACTTTCATTGCTTTGCTTTCTGCCTGCGCCCATGCCGGGTTGGTTGATGAGGGACGCGTGCACTTCAGGTTGTTGAGGGAGACATATAGAATTGAACCAAAACTTGAGCACTATGGCTGCATGGTTGATCTTCTTGGCCGAGCTGGGTTTCTGAAAGAAGCACATCAACTCATTGAGCGCATGCCCATGAAGCCAAGTGCAATCTTATGGAGGTCGTTATTGTCTTCATGTAGGACCCATAGCAACATTGAACTGGGGCAGGTTTCAATCGGGCATCTGATGGAATTGGACCCTCAGGAGAGTGGGAATTATGTCCTCCTTTCTAACATCTATGCAGCGTATAATAGATGGGATGATGTCCGAAGAGTAAGGAAAGTTATGAAGGATAGAGAGATAAACAAGTTGCCTGGATGTAGCATTCTTGAATTGGATGGTGTCTTGCATGAATTTATGATGGCTGATCGTACACACCCTCGAGCAGAAGAGATATACTCAATGCTCGAGGAAATTGATAGACAACTTCATTTAGTAGGGTACAAGCCTGCCACGAAGGATGTATTATTTGATATTTctgaagaagacaaagaagatgctCTGTCATATCACAGTGAAAGACTGGCAATTGCTTTTGCTCTCATTGCATCTGATGCAGAAACATCAATTCGAATTGTAAAAACACTTCGAGTTTGCGTTGATTGTCATATTGCTACAAAGTTCATATCTTCTATTTACAAGCGAGAAATCATTGTTAGGGACCGCAGTCGGTTCCATCATATCAAAAGAGGGGTTTGTTCTTGTAATGATTATTGGTAG
- the LOC116259840 gene encoding protein argonaute 10-like, protein MPLGQMNDSAGYHIVTSNNVQNPSIPSQSKEVPLQKPLQNGRGKRRHRGRRKSVRSNIYPRSDARICSTEAPEIRSTGFPVPDVPTSNESCVVSMEVGPSASGKALRFPARPGYGQAGVKCLVKANHFFAELLEKDLNHYDVTVTPVVASKSVNKAIMAELVKLYRESDLGMRLPAYDGRKSLYTAGVFPFTSKEFIVKLVAEEDGIHGPKREREFKVTLKFIARANLHHLTEFLAGRRSEAPQEALQVLDIVLRELSAQRYRAVGRSFYSPDIGRPQRLGEGLESWCGFYQSIRPTQMGLSLNIDMSSTAFIEPLPVIEFVAQILNKEVLSRPLSDTDRVKVKKALRGVKVEVTHRGNVRRKYRISGLTSQPTRELMFPVDDKCTMKSVVEYFLEMYGFIIQHSHLPCLEVGNQKKANYLPMEACKIVEGQRYTKRLNGKQITALLKVTCERPKDREMNILQTVYRNAYDQDPYAQEFGIKISEKLASVEARILPAPWLKYHETGKEKDCLPHIGQWNMMNKKMINGSKVSHWACINFSRGVQQSVASTFCNELAQMCQVSGMEFNPESVIPIYTARPEQVEKALKHVYNASMCKLKGKELELLVAILPNNNGSLYGDLKRICETDLGLISQCCLTKHVFKISKQYLANVSLKINVKMGGRNTVLLDAISWRIPLVSDIPTIIFGADVTHPETGEDSSPSIAAVVASQDWPEVTQYAGLVCAQAHRQELIQDLYKTWHDPVRGTVNGGMIRDLLISFRKATGQKPLRIIFYRDGVSEGQFYQVLLYELDAIRKACASLEPNYQPPVTFVVIQKRHHTRLFASNHKDRGSMEKSGNILPGTVVDSKICHPSEFDFYLCSHAGIQGTSRPAHYHVLWDENNFTADGLQSLTNNLCYTYARCTRSVSVVPPAYYAHLAAFRARFYMEPDVPENGSPPGDCGLVSTQNGCSSGVRPLPALKENVKKVMFYC, encoded by the exons ATGCCTCTAGGCCAGATGAATGATAGTGCAGGGTATCATATAGTAACAAGTAACAATGTTCAGAACCCATCGATACCATCCCAATCCAAGGAGGTTCCTCTTCAGAAGCCCCTTCAGAATGGCAGAGGCAAGAGAAGGCACAGAGGCAGAAGAAAGTCGGTGCGAAGTAATATTTATCCACGCTCTGACGCCAGAATTTGCTCTACTGAGGCGCCAGAAATTCGTTCCACTGGATTTCCGGTACCGGATGTTCCCACCAGCAACGAAAGTTGTGTAGTGAGCATGGAGGTTGGGCCTTCTGCTTCTGGCAAAGCTCTCAGATTCCCTGCTAGGCCTGGTTATGGACAGGCTGGGGTGAAGTGCTTGGTGAAGGCCAACCATTTCTTTGCTGAGCTTCTTGAGAAAGACTTGAACCACTATGAC GTGACTGTAACTCCAGTGGTTGCTTCAAAAAGTGTGAATAAGGCTATTATGGCGGAGCTAGTGAAGCTATACAGGGAATCGGATTTGGGTATGAGGTTGCCTGCCTACGATGGAAGAAAGAGCTTATACACTGCTGGAGTATTTCCTTTCACTTCAAAAGAATTCATTGTTAAACTTGTGGCTGAAGAAGACGGAATTCATGGTCCCAA AAGGGAAAGGGAATTCAAGGTCACATTAAAGTTCATTGCCAGAGCCAACTTGCACCATTTGACTGAATTTCTTGCTGGTAGAAGATCAGAAGCTCCCCAAGAAGCTCTTCAAGTCCTTGACATTGTCCTTAGAGAACTATCAGCCCAAAG GTACCGTGCTGTCGGAAGATCATTTTATTCCCCTGATATTGGGAGGCCACAGCGACTTGGTGAAGGTTTGGAGTCATGGTGTGGCTTTTATCAAAGTATAAGGCCTACACAAATGGGTCTCTCTCTAAATATTG ACATGTCCTCAACAGCATTTATTGAACCACTTCCAGTAATTGAGTTTGTAGCTCAAATTCTGAACAAGGAGGTGTTGTCAAGACCATTATCTGATACAGACCGTGTAAAA GTCAAGAAGGCTCTTAGAGGCGTAAAAGTTGAAGTCACACATCGGGGAAATGTGAGAAGGAAATACCGGATTTCAGGGTTGACATCACAACCAACAAGGGAACTCAT GTTTCCAGTCGATGATAAATGCACCATGAAATCTGTTGTCGAGTACTTTCTGGAGATGTATGGCTTCATCATCCAACACTCTCACCTTCCATGCCTTGAAGTGGGGAACCAGAAGAAGGCCAATTATTTACCAATGGAG GCTTGTAAAATTGTGGAGGGCCAAAGGTATACCAAACGATTGAATGGGAAGCAAATTACAGCTCTTCTCAAGGTGACATGTGAGAGACCAAAGGACAGGGAAATGAATATTTTGcag ACTGTCTATCGCAATGCATATGACCAAGATCCATATGCACAGGAATTTGGTattaaaataagtgaaaagCTTGCATCTGTTGAGGCTCGGATTCTGCCTGCACCATGG CTGAAGTATCATGAGACTGGAAAGGAAAAAGACTGCTTGCCTCATATTGGCCAGTGGAATATGATGAATAAG AAAATGATCAATGGTAGTAAAGTTAGTCATTGGGCATGTATAAACTTCTCACGAGGTGTTCAACAGAGTGTAGCATCCACCTTTTGCAATGAGCTGGCACAGATGTGTCAAGTATCTGGCATG GAGTTCAATCCAGAATCTGTAATACCAATATATACAGCCAGACCTGAACAGGTAGAGAAAGCTCTTAAGCATGTATATAATGCATCGATGTGCAAACTCAAGGGCAAAGAATTGGAACTCCTTGTGGCAATTTTACCCAACAACAATGGTTCTTTGTATG GGGATCTCAAGAGGATATGTGAAACTGATCTAGGCTTAATATCTCAATGCTGTCTCACAAAGCATGTATTCAAGATAAGCAAGCAGTATCTGGCCAATGTCTCACTGAAAATTAATGTAAAA ATGGGAGGAAGAAACACAGTCCTTTTGGATGCCATTAGTTGGAGAATACCTTTGGTTAGTGATATACCCACTATAATATTTGGAGCAGATGTGACTCACCCAGAGACAGGGGAAGATTCTAGTCCATCAATTGCAGCT GTTGTAGCCTCCCAAGATTGGCCAGAAGTTACACAGTATGCTGGACTGGTTTGTGCCCAAGCTCATAGGCAGGAGCTTATACAGGATTTGTACAAGACATGGCATGATCCAGTTCGTGGCACTGTTAATGGTGGCATGATCCG GGACCTCTTGATTTCATTTAGAAAAGCGACAGGCCAGAAGCCTCTGAGAATAATATTCTATAG GGATGGTGTTAGTGAGGGCCAGTTCTATCAGGTGCTGTTGTATGAGTTAGATGCAATTCGGAAG GCCTGTGCATCCTTGGAACCGAATTATCAACCACCAGTGACCTTTGTTGTCATTCAAAAGCGGCATCATACAAGATTGTTTGCCAGTAACCATAAAGACAGGGGAAGCATGGAAAAGAGTGGCAACATTCTTCCTG GCACTGTCGTGGATTCAAAAATTTGCCATCCTTCTGAGTTCGATTTCTACCTGTGCAGTCATGCTGGGATACAG GGCACCAGCCGGCCTGCTCATTACCATGTTCTGTGGGATGAGAATAATTTTACAGCTGATGGATTGCAGTCCTTGACCAACAACCTGTGTTACAC ATATGCAAGATGTACCCGCTCTGTCTCTGTTG TTCCACCTGCTTACTATGCACACCTTGCTGCATTCCGGGCAAGATTCTATATGGAGCCTGATGTGCCAGAGAATGGTTCTCCTCCAGGTGATTGTGGCTTGGTGTCTACTCAAAATGGTTGCTCATCGGGTGTGCGGCCTTTGCCTGCTTTAAAAGAGAATGTGAAGAAAGTTATGTTCTACTGCTGA